The following proteins are co-located in the Thermoplasmata archaeon genome:
- a CDS encoding tRNA (N(6)-L-threonylcarbamoyladenosine(37)-C(2))-methylthiotransferase, with protein MKIYTESYGCTMNKAETAQIDEAIKKNGYEQTLDPADADIILIGTCIVIQHTENHMLKRIEELKKYNKKMVISGCLPAIKKELFAESVTITPKELNGTLRLFNMNLDLKGIGSGYPVAIPIAQGCLGKCTYCITKLARGYLKSYPEQEIIRKTELAVSLGHKEIRITAQDTAAYGKDRGTGLPELLNKIIQIPGEYRIRVGMMEPRETSTILEPLLEVYESRKIFKFIHLPVQSGDDSVLNDMKRDYTVSDFYNIVSKFKAKFSHFTFSTDIIVGYPTETDESFEKSVKLVQDIKPDILNITRFSPRPMTAAYDLKPILQRKVKEWSRILTQIHLKISEENNVKLIGTVHKALVTEPGKRYFLARSEGYRPIILKDVKINSFYDVEIVDAGNVYLIGKVI; from the coding sequence GTGAAAATATATACAGAGTCTTATGGCTGTACAATGAACAAAGCTGAGACCGCCCAGATAGATGAAGCGATTAAAAAAAATGGGTATGAACAAACTCTTGACCCCGCAGATGCAGATATTATTCTAATCGGCACTTGCATTGTTATTCAGCACACTGAAAATCACATGCTAAAAAGAATCGAAGAGCTGAAAAAATATAATAAAAAGATGGTTATAAGCGGTTGCCTTCCAGCCATTAAAAAAGAGCTATTTGCAGAATCTGTAACAATCACGCCAAAAGAATTAAACGGCACATTGAGATTATTCAACATGAATTTAGATCTCAAAGGTATCGGCAGCGGGTATCCTGTTGCAATACCAATAGCCCAAGGATGCCTGGGAAAATGTACATATTGCATTACCAAACTTGCGAGAGGATATCTAAAAAGCTATCCAGAACAGGAGATTATAAGAAAGACAGAATTGGCTGTTTCTCTGGGGCATAAAGAGATTAGAATCACTGCCCAGGACACTGCAGCATATGGAAAGGACAGGGGTACAGGCTTGCCTGAACTGTTAAACAAGATAATCCAGATTCCAGGAGAATATAGGATAAGGGTAGGAATGATGGAGCCTAGAGAAACATCTACCATATTAGAACCATTGCTGGAAGTATATGAAAGCCGGAAAATATTCAAGTTTATTCATTTACCAGTACAGTCTGGCGATGATTCGGTATTAAATGACATGAAACGCGATTATACAGTATCTGATTTCTATAATATTGTTTCTAAATTTAAAGCAAAATTCAGCCATTTCACATTTTCTACAGACATTATAGTTGGCTATCCTACCGAAACTGATGAGTCGTTTGAAAAAAGCGTTAAGCTCGTACAAGATATCAAGCCTGACATTTTGAATATTACAAGGTTCTCACCCAGACCTATGACTGCCGCATATGATCTTAAGCCGATACTTCAGAGAAAAGTAAAAGAGTGGTCTAGAATTTTAACCCAGATTCATTTGAAAATAAGTGAAGAAAATAACGTAAAATTAATAGGAACCGTGCATAAAGCATTGGTTACAGAGCCTGGTAAACGCTATTTTTTAGCAAGAAGTGAGGGATACAGGCCAATAATACTGAAAGATGTAAAAATAAATAGTTTTTATGATGTTGAGATAGTAGATGCAGGAAATGTGTACTTGATAGGAAAGGTAATTTAG